In Staphylococcus lloydii, the following proteins share a genomic window:
- a CDS encoding HNH endonuclease has protein sequence MSKLLKKKDLIQSLRIEGDTFRKWKEAGMPIVKEQNGEFFDIEQVKNWHKNITEAIDNLIIDKKYDNNTISDVFKCSQQGGMRRSHLTNTLVLFSNHTNDVYQDYTVIDDAGNETLHYTGMGQKGDQDIDHGQNKILNHSEDLSIKVYLFESYISNEHIFRGEVKLSDEPYTAEQNDRTVWIFPLTFNNSEYYIPGNISEEKYREQEKQLDKLSDNDIYERAIQAKHIGRKEAVTKVYARNIHVAAHVKNRANGYCDLCSEPAPFNDRSGRAYLECHHVDWLANGGKDSIDNAVALDPNCHRKVHELDLKSDVKILKDKLNYYQNKNL, from the coding sequence ATGAGTAAATTATTAAAGAAAAAAGATCTAATACAATCATTAAGAATAGAGGGCGACACGTTTCGTAAGTGGAAAGAAGCTGGAATGCCAATAGTTAAAGAGCAAAATGGAGAGTTCTTTGATATAGAACAAGTAAAGAATTGGCATAAAAATATAACAGAAGCAATTGATAATCTAATAATTGATAAGAAGTATGACAATAATACAATCAGTGATGTCTTCAAATGTTCACAGCAGGGAGGGATGAGACGTTCTCATTTAACTAATACACTAGTATTATTCTCGAATCATACAAATGATGTTTATCAAGATTATACAGTTATAGATGATGCAGGAAATGAAACACTGCATTACACGGGTATGGGACAAAAAGGTGATCAAGATATTGATCATGGTCAAAATAAGATTTTAAATCATTCTGAGGATTTAAGTATCAAAGTATATCTGTTTGAATCATATATTTCGAATGAACATATATTCCGTGGAGAAGTGAAGTTGTCAGATGAACCTTACACTGCAGAACAAAATGATAGAACAGTTTGGATCTTCCCACTAACTTTTAATAATAGTGAATATTATATCCCAGGAAATATTTCGGAAGAGAAATATAGAGAACAGGAGAAACAATTAGATAAACTTAGTGATAATGATATCTATGAACGTGCTATACAGGCGAAACATATTGGACGAAAGGAAGCTGTTACTAAAGTATATGCCAGAAATATTCATGTAGCTGCACATGTAAAAAATAGAGCTAATGGTTACTGTGATTTATGTAGTGAACCAGCTCCCTTTAATGATCGAAGTGGACGAGCATATCTTGAATGCCACCATGTAGACTGGCTAGCTAACGGCGGGAAAGATAGTATAGATAATGCTGTTGCTTTAGACCCTAATTGTCACAGAAAAGTGCATGAATTAGATTTAAAATCTGATGTGAAGATTCTGAAAGATAAACTAAATTATTATCAAAATAAGAATCTATAG
- a CDS encoding DUF418 domain-containing protein, whose translation MVKQRIVGLDIIRGLAICTVIFVNMHEVLPIIEGTKPTFSETDKTINSFFNIFIDEKFISLFTMLFGIGMGIFMNNAKYKNLSPLKLMFRRLLFLFVIGLPLLLYELPFSAYAFYGFIIMFATLIKRKWIILVLSLVVLLYTSTNIAIFNSSSLNIMFLMLFGLYLSESKKIYYLQKNKKFFLVTLSISVIIILILISLHLLGMYDGQQTRSLVTPFQSIVYFIVLLYLTLLTPVQKLLKPFEKVGKMAFTLFILQVLFIIITLKITGIDYPKPTESILYGLPILLFLIIISTTWLAKFKQGPLEKLWRKWTYKNVRYEKHSLNDYL comes from the coding sequence GTGGTTAAACAGAGAATTGTTGGATTAGATATTATTAGAGGATTAGCTATTTGCACAGTTATATTTGTTAATATGCATGAAGTCTTACCTATAATTGAAGGTACAAAGCCGACTTTTTCTGAGACTGACAAAACTATAAACTCATTTTTCAACATTTTTATAGATGAGAAATTTATTAGCTTATTTACAATGTTGTTTGGTATTGGCATGGGCATATTTATGAATAATGCTAAATATAAAAATTTATCTCCCCTTAAATTAATGTTTCGAAGATTACTATTTTTATTTGTTATAGGATTACCATTATTGCTTTATGAGTTACCATTTTCAGCTTATGCGTTTTATGGCTTTATCATTATGTTTGCCACATTAATCAAACGAAAGTGGATTATATTAGTACTCTCCCTTGTAGTACTGTTATATACTTCAACCAACATCGCTATATTTAATAGCAGTTCTTTAAATATAATGTTTCTAATGTTATTTGGTCTTTATTTAAGTGAAAGCAAAAAAATATATTATCTACAAAAAAACAAGAAATTTTTCTTAGTAACGTTAAGCATTTCCGTAATCATTATACTTATCTTAATCAGTTTACATCTATTAGGTATGTATGATGGACAACAAACACGGTCATTAGTAACACCTTTCCAATCTATTGTGTACTTTATCGTATTGCTTTATTTAACACTGTTAACACCCGTACAAAAATTATTAAAACCCTTTGAAAAAGTAGGAAAAATGGCATTTACATTATTTATTTTACAAGTATTGTTTATCATTATTACTTTAAAAATAACTGGCATTGATTACCCTAAACCTACAGAATCAATTCTTTACGGACTGCCTATATTATTGTTTTTAATAATTATTTCAACAACATGGTTAGCAAAATTTAAGCAAGGTCCATTAGAAAAATTATGGAGAAAATGGACTTACAAAAATGTAAGGTATGAGAAACATTCATTGAATGACTATCTTTAA
- a CDS encoding ABC transporter permease has translation MKSLLKNEVMSYIREPFATFFSIILPILLVFIYGDAFGKYKYNEVLSGYDMSILFNVVFLLGNLGLMGLVMTIIEKRISKTSKRDQILPINNFDRFILNVFSSFILAILITAIVVLLNFMIYPVTLKFHFLYLLVYVIILFNFFAIGYNIATLNISPRTAQAIGILVFFICLFFSGLVIPFDDSKPILSAISMYSPFRTSLGVFTAVADINNFTSYYKHFVAIFIYTVINLVLIVSKGKFKFSK, from the coding sequence TTGAAAAGCTTATTAAAAAATGAAGTGATGTCTTATATAAGAGAACCTTTTGCAACTTTTTTCAGTATCATATTGCCAATTTTATTAGTCTTTATTTATGGAGATGCATTTGGAAAATATAAGTATAATGAAGTTTTATCTGGGTATGATATGTCCATACTATTTAATGTTGTATTTTTATTAGGTAATTTAGGATTGATGGGTTTAGTAATGACAATAATTGAGAAAAGAATATCTAAAACATCTAAACGTGATCAAATCTTACCAATTAATAATTTTGATAGATTTATATTAAATGTTTTTTCTTCTTTTATATTGGCAATACTCATAACTGCTATTGTTGTTTTATTAAATTTTATGATTTACCCAGTTACTTTAAAATTCCACTTTTTATATTTACTTGTTTATGTAATTATATTATTTAATTTTTTTGCTATCGGTTATAATATTGCAACTTTAAATATATCTCCAAGAACAGCACAAGCTATAGGTATATTAGTCTTTTTTATTTGTTTATTTTTTTCAGGATTAGTTATACCATTCGATGATTCAAAACCAATATTAAGTGCTATTTCAATGTATTCCCCTTTTAGAACTTCTCTTGGCGTATTTACTGCTGTTGCAGATATAAATAATTTCACTTCATACTATAAACATTTTGTGGCAATTTTTATTTATACAGTGATTAATTTGGTATTAATTGTATCAAAAGGGAAATTTAAATTTAGTAAATAA
- a CDS encoding ATP-binding cassette domain-containing protein: MITVKDLSFSYNTKQVLFNINFKFEKGNIYCLVGENGAGKTTLLEIILKLKKIQKGQIIFGKTETLSNSILEKTGVVFQENVLRPRLKVKEEINAYMDLYNVEKNWVNYIINIFKLDELLNKIGNSLSGGERRRVLMALSFINKPEYIILDEPFTGIDTKLRDELRIFLDDYVRDNNVTIIFSEHNILECQKYNYNFIFMYAGNFLLTGKRKDIKSTLLAIDYEYTDLQELYLDIWERKELVEKLIKK; encoded by the coding sequence ATGATAACTGTTAAAGACTTATCATTTTCATATAATACCAAGCAAGTTTTATTTAATATTAATTTTAAATTTGAAAAAGGAAATATTTATTGCTTAGTTGGGGAAAATGGCGCAGGTAAGACAACATTACTAGAAATTATTTTGAAATTAAAAAAAATACAAAAAGGACAAATTATTTTTGGTAAAACTGAAACTTTATCAAATTCAATATTAGAAAAAACAGGAGTCGTATTTCAAGAAAATGTATTGAGACCTAGGTTGAAAGTTAAGGAAGAAATAAATGCGTATATGGATTTATATAATGTTGAAAAAAATTGGGTGAACTACATAATTAATATATTTAAATTGGATGAGTTGTTAAACAAAATAGGAAATTCTTTAAGTGGCGGAGAACGAAGAAGAGTATTAATGGCGTTATCTTTTATAAATAAACCTGAGTATATAATACTTGATGAACCATTTACAGGGATAGATACAAAATTGAGAGATGAATTAAGAATATTTTTAGATGATTATGTTAGAGACAATAATGTGACAATCATTTTTAGTGAACATAATATATTAGAATGTCAAAAATATAATTATAATTTTATATTCATGTATGCCGGAAATTTTTTGTTAACAGGTAAACGAAAAGATATAAAAAGCACCTTATTAGCAATAGATTATGAATATACAGATTTGCAAGAGTTATATTTAGATATATGGGAAAGGAAAGAGTTAGTTGAAAAGCTTATTAAAAAATGA
- a CDS encoding acyltransferase family protein, whose translation MNKLNKKIEITYARAFFCISIVALHSFPGLINDPNTSEFSRSLNSFLRILLLYATPSFIILSEILLSMRYSTGLPKNFFIKRIKLILTPYILIGAFFSLNIYLSSNESRSYIEIFTTYVLHGSWYGWFVIVIFQFYILHALFYKFLNKVNPLIVLGTTFLISFTHSCLAYVHNPYLQWWIDFYPVYSRTAIPYWLFYFTFGYYLGVNYEYVMNLVKKYIWVLFGLWILSTIPIICIYHFMDVTYAQSNRFDIMLYTVFTFLIVLYAMQSLEKFKLTLLLFISEVSFFIYMSHPLINAHLSRGLASFVDIPLIFLALMILFTLGFSIGIALLLSHLPFSKFIIGRNSFNEMLKKNY comes from the coding sequence ATGAATAAATTGAATAAGAAAATAGAGATTACATATGCCAGGGCTTTTTTCTGTATATCTATAGTTGCACTGCATTCGTTTCCAGGATTAATTAATGATCCAAATACTTCAGAATTTAGTAGGTCATTAAATTCATTTTTAAGAATATTATTATTATATGCTACACCATCGTTTATAATTTTATCGGAAATATTATTATCAATGAGATATTCTACCGGTTTACCTAAGAATTTTTTCATTAAAAGAATAAAGCTTATATTAACACCTTATATTTTGATTGGTGCCTTTTTCTCATTAAACATTTATTTAAGTTCAAATGAATCTAGAAGTTATATTGAAATATTTACAACTTATGTTTTACATGGTAGCTGGTATGGCTGGTTTGTAATTGTTATTTTTCAGTTTTATATATTACATGCTTTGTTCTATAAGTTTTTAAACAAAGTTAATCCTTTAATTGTACTTGGTACAACTTTTTTAATCAGTTTTACTCATTCATGTCTAGCGTATGTACATAATCCTTATTTACAATGGTGGATAGATTTTTATCCAGTTTACTCCAGAACTGCCATTCCTTATTGGCTTTTTTATTTTACATTTGGTTATTATTTAGGTGTAAACTATGAGTATGTAATGAATTTAGTCAAAAAGTATATATGGGTTCTTTTTGGATTATGGATTTTATCAACTATTCCAATTATTTGCATATATCATTTTATGGATGTAACATATGCTCAGTCTAATAGGTTTGATATCATGTTATATACAGTTTTTACCTTTTTAATTGTTTTGTATGCAATGCAGTCTCTTGAGAAGTTTAAATTAACTTTATTATTATTTATTAGCGAAGTATCATTTTTTATATATATGTCTCATCCATTAATAAATGCACATTTATCTAGAGGGCTTGCATCATTTGTCGACATACCATTAATATTTTTAGCATTAATGATTTTATTCACACTTGGCTTTAGTATAGGTATTGCACTGTTATTATCGCATTTACCTTTTTCAAAATTTATTATAGGTCGGAATTCCTTTAATGAAATGCTCAAAAAAAATTACTAA
- a CDS encoding NAD-dependent epimerase/dehydratase family protein produces the protein MKALVTGGAGFIGSHIAKKLVDNNIEVHIIDNLSTGNLENIPFIPKSNIHIKDITDLEYIESLFQKFEYTYVIHLAAMVSVVETIEKPVQSNEVNIDASLNLLNCIKEYNPNIQKVIFASSAAVYGKLDGLPKSVDSPINPLSPYAIQKYASEQYTKMYNDLYNIPTISLRFFNIYGPRQNPKSDYSGVLSIINQKFIENQKFTFFGDGEQTRDFVYINDLVQAFWLVLNNDNVHGEVFNIGTGKQTTLNEVFDVFQENYNYTIPYEYKEERQGDIKYSYADVTKLQKIGYSPQYTIKEGIREYLKYNESTLDEK, from the coding sequence ATGAAAGCATTAGTCACTGGCGGGGCTGGTTTTATAGGGTCCCATATTGCAAAAAAATTAGTAGATAACAATATTGAAGTTCATATTATAGATAATTTATCTACGGGTAACTTAGAAAATATTCCTTTTATTCCAAAAAGTAATATTCACATAAAAGATATAACTGATCTTGAATATATTGAAAGTTTGTTTCAAAAATTTGAGTACACATATGTAATACATTTGGCTGCTATGGTAAGTGTGGTTGAAACAATAGAAAAACCAGTGCAATCTAATGAAGTTAATATAGATGCTTCTTTAAATTTGTTAAATTGTATTAAGGAATATAATCCGAATATACAAAAAGTTATTTTTGCTTCTTCAGCAGCAGTTTATGGTAAGCTAGATGGGTTGCCTAAATCAGTTGATTCGCCTATTAATCCTTTATCACCATATGCTATACAAAAATATGCTAGTGAACAATATACAAAAATGTATAATGATTTATATAATATACCTACTATATCTTTAAGATTTTTCAATATATATGGTCCGAGACAAAACCCTAAATCTGATTACTCTGGAGTACTTTCTATAATTAATCAAAAATTTATTGAAAATCAAAAATTTACATTTTTTGGAGATGGTGAACAAACCAGAGATTTTGTGTATATAAATGATTTAGTACAAGCATTTTGGCTAGTCTTGAATAATGATAACGTACATGGAGAAGTTTTTAATATCGGAACTGGAAAACAAACAACTTTAAATGAAGTGTTTGATGTTTTTCAAGAAAATTATAATTATACAATACCATATGAATATAAGGAAGAAAGACAAGGTGATATAAAATATTCATATGCTGATGTAACTAAACTACAAAAAATAGGATACTCTCCGCAATATACAATTAAAGAAGGCATAAGAGAGTATTTAAAATATAATGAAAGCACTTTAGATGAAAAGTGA
- a CDS encoding glycosyltransferase — protein sequence MNNIVFITSRLDKKHGGLTASMLNKARILHEQKNVTTTILTFHADENFEEARCLINDRYDLWDKADIYNINDYFRERHVNYPNTKYTIKIDNYISVKINESTFEYYKNGMKELEILYNGNHIKEVKHFTESNNCFSKDILDNNGYLYMKNNYLNGYLSRQVFYRKDQTSFLTREFNALNKSNQIKSIILFEEETKRFSSFNQFKKYFINLFIKEPITYLVSETRGQDPTLLELDNPLAKKIFMSHSIHIRPGTDIIRTGNRPVLNNLNAVDALVLLTKKQKNDIINRFGYRNNYYVIPHSIELPVIKKNKVNNKVVIIARLHSEKRLEHCIRAFKAVVKSIPDAILQIYGDGDEKNKLQMLINELHLNKNVKLEGFSTNVDEILQSAECSLNTSYYEGFPLSIQESLSNGTPIIAYDIKYGPSDMIDHDKNGFLVEEGNIEDLSKIIIKYLSKSREQKDQYSNNAIEKAKLYSNKRFSDEWFNLFESLNKDSVRFNPSAKLLNVTNSKLNKLNYKINIDVKLNSMDQIDPIFKANFYHRSTLNDLEQKKHDTLNPKIISVKDDLYTLQVSFDAKKFKAKEIYDLSLSIQYESQYFDIRIGNNRQEININALSNKKCTPYFTENHDNLSFKL from the coding sequence ATGAATAATATAGTTTTTATAACTAGTAGATTAGATAAAAAACATGGTGGATTAACTGCTTCCATGTTAAATAAAGCCAGGATATTACATGAACAAAAAAATGTAACAACTACTATACTAACTTTTCATGCAGATGAGAATTTCGAGGAAGCTAGATGCTTGATTAATGATCGATATGACTTATGGGATAAAGCAGATATTTATAATATTAACGATTATTTTAGGGAAAGACATGTAAACTACCCGAATACAAAGTACACTATTAAAATAGACAATTATATTTCTGTAAAAATCAATGAGAGTACATTTGAATATTATAAAAATGGGATGAAAGAACTTGAAATACTTTATAATGGAAATCATATAAAAGAAGTTAAGCATTTTACTGAGAGTAATAATTGTTTCAGTAAAGATATTTTAGATAACAATGGATATTTATATATGAAAAACAATTATTTGAATGGTTACTTATCTAGACAGGTTTTTTATAGAAAAGATCAAACTTCTTTTTTAACTAGGGAATTTAATGCATTAAATAAGTCTAATCAAATTAAAAGTATAATACTTTTTGAAGAAGAAACAAAAAGATTCAGTAGTTTCAATCAATTCAAAAAATATTTTATAAATTTATTTATCAAAGAGCCTATTACTTATTTAGTTAGTGAAACTCGTGGTCAAGACCCAACATTATTAGAACTTGATAATCCTCTAGCTAAAAAAATATTTATGTCTCACAGCATTCACATTAGACCAGGAACAGATATAATTCGTACCGGAAATAGACCTGTTTTAAATAATTTAAATGCAGTTGATGCTTTAGTTTTATTAACTAAGAAACAAAAAAACGATATAATCAATAGATTTGGTTATAGAAATAACTATTATGTAATTCCTCATTCAATAGAATTACCTGTTATAAAAAAGAACAAAGTAAATAACAAAGTGGTTATAATAGCAAGGTTGCATTCTGAAAAAAGATTAGAGCATTGTATAAGAGCTTTTAAAGCCGTCGTAAAATCAATACCTGATGCAATCCTTCAAATATATGGCGACGGTGATGAAAAGAACAAACTTCAAATGTTAATTAATGAATTGCATTTAAATAAAAATGTTAAATTGGAAGGTTTTTCTACAAATGTCGATGAAATTTTACAATCAGCAGAATGTTCATTAAATACTTCCTATTACGAAGGCTTTCCATTGTCAATTCAAGAAAGTTTATCAAACGGTACACCTATAATTGCATATGATATAAAATATGGACCATCAGATATGATAGATCATGATAAGAATGGTTTTTTAGTAGAAGAAGGAAATATAGAAGACCTTTCAAAAATTATTATAAAATATTTAAGTAAATCTCGAGAACAAAAGGATCAATATTCAAATAATGCTATAGAAAAAGCTAAATTATACTCAAACAAAAGATTTTCTGATGAATGGTTTAATTTATTCGAAAGTCTCAATAAAGATTCTGTGAGATTTAACCCTTCAGCCAAATTGTTAAATGTAACGAATTCAAAACTCAACAAATTGAATTATAAAATAAATATAGACGTTAAATTAAATTCAATGGATCAAATTGACCCTATTTTTAAAGCGAATTTCTATCATAGGTCTACACTTAATGATTTAGAACAAAAAAAGCATGATACTTTGAACCCTAAAATAATATCAGTCAAAGATGATTTATATACTCTTCAAGTAAGCTTTGACGCAAAAAAATTTAAAGCAAAAGAAATTTATGATTTGAGCTTATCTATACAGTATGAGTCTCAATATTTTGATATTAGAATTGGTAATAATAGACAGGAAATTAATATAAACGCATTAAGCAATAAAAAATGCACACCATATTTTACTGAAAATCATGATAATCTTAGTTTTAAGTTATAA
- a CDS encoding TetR/AcrR family transcriptional regulator, which produces MNKEDKKAQIIDISWELLQKEGIDGFSMRKLSAASNTTISSLYHYYKNKESIFQAMIGKALSEVDFPINANDVDDKLKQYAYSILSTLKKYPNLEWLLLIYPPTEINYTKLLDNLLMIVDGLDIKREQKFYFVNVFINFILTFQIDRQLQLDDQAKQNQLNKSNWSNSIAPYLNYYYQNNIFEKLGEEELFDFGIALLINGLKTK; this is translated from the coding sequence ATGAACAAAGAAGATAAAAAGGCTCAGATTATCGATATTTCCTGGGAATTATTGCAAAAAGAAGGTATAGATGGATTTTCTATGCGTAAATTATCAGCGGCCTCAAACACTACCATTTCTTCACTCTATCATTATTACAAAAATAAAGAGTCCATATTTCAAGCAATGATAGGTAAAGCACTGTCGGAAGTCGATTTTCCAATTAACGCCAATGATGTAGATGATAAATTAAAGCAATACGCTTACAGCATCTTAAGCACTTTAAAAAAATACCCAAACTTGGAATGGCTACTGCTTATTTATCCACCTACTGAAATTAATTACACCAAATTGCTAGACAACTTATTGATGATTGTAGATGGATTAGATATTAAACGTGAACAAAAATTTTATTTCGTAAATGTCTTTATAAACTTTATTCTTACATTTCAAATCGATCGTCAACTTCAACTCGACGATCAAGCCAAACAGAATCAACTCAATAAATCAAATTGGAGCAATTCAATTGCTCCTTATTTAAATTACTATTATCAAAATAATATATTCGAAAAATTAGGCGAAGAAGAACTCTTTGATTTCGGCATCGCTCTACTAATCAATGGCCTAAAAACTAAATAG
- a CDS encoding MDR family MFS transporter, producing the protein MAELKLSKVLPSVLTISIGMLLVMMDTTVMNIAIPHIKSSFHIALNTAQWSVTVYTLAMALVIPFAGFLADKYSPKRIFSLALVFFTIASLLIAISTSIEQLILYRIIQGLAGGVIGPIGIAMSFKTIPMEHRGKMMSILGLPMLLAPALGPTLSGWIIEHYDWHVVFYINIPIGIIAVIMSLTLLPYFETNPTARIDWLGGLISPFTFPVIIYAIHEYSLHYQFDIKIITTFMFGIIMLALFVIVELKSKNPLLYLTGFKTPEFTKGLILMWLNQIAIFSSMLLVPLYLQSIGNYSSQTAGMIMVSQAITSFIGMTVGGQLFDKFGTKSAALPGFLLTTISIVMFTQLKEHTSSFYIIVGLLILGLGQGLVNMQVNNHALKSMPPQVMNRVTPLSNEMLQVVNSFAIAFITAFFASQTKGKSSTLEVVHAFNNSFYILLVCTVIGFVLTLFLKQKNPNHS; encoded by the coding sequence ATGGCTGAATTAAAATTAAGTAAAGTGTTGCCGTCTGTACTCACAATTTCTATAGGTATGTTACTTGTCATGATGGATACTACAGTTATGAATATAGCAATTCCACATATTAAATCATCATTTCATATAGCTTTAAACACTGCCCAATGGTCAGTTACGGTTTATACGCTCGCAATGGCATTGGTCATTCCATTTGCTGGTTTTCTGGCAGATAAATATTCACCAAAACGAATATTTTCATTAGCTTTAGTATTTTTTACTATTGCATCATTGTTAATTGCTATTTCTACTAGTATCGAACAATTAATTTTATATAGAATTATCCAAGGTTTAGCAGGAGGAGTCATTGGCCCAATTGGAATTGCTATGTCATTTAAGACGATTCCTATGGAACATCGCGGAAAGATGATGAGTATATTGGGGTTACCAATGTTGTTGGCACCTGCATTGGGACCAACGCTTTCAGGGTGGATTATTGAACATTATGATTGGCATGTTGTATTTTATATTAATATTCCAATAGGCATTATTGCAGTTATTATGTCACTGACATTACTGCCATATTTTGAAACGAATCCAACAGCACGTATCGATTGGTTAGGGGGATTGATCTCACCGTTTACGTTTCCTGTGATTATATACGCAATACATGAGTATTCACTTCACTATCAATTTGATATTAAGATTATTACTACATTTATGTTTGGAATAATTATGTTGGCTTTATTCGTAATCGTTGAACTTAAATCTAAAAACCCTTTATTGTATTTAACAGGATTTAAAACGCCTGAATTTACTAAGGGATTAATTTTAATGTGGTTAAATCAAATAGCGATATTTAGTTCGATGTTGTTAGTTCCTCTGTATTTACAAAGTATTGGAAACTACTCATCACAAACCGCTGGCATGATTATGGTTAGCCAAGCTATAACGAGTTTTATAGGTATGACAGTGGGTGGCCAACTATTTGATAAATTTGGTACTAAATCTGCAGCGCTACCTGGTTTTTTACTAACAACCATAAGTATTGTGATGTTTACACAATTGAAAGAACATACGTCATCTTTTTATATTATAGTTGGGTTGTTGATTTTAGGATTAGGACAAGGTTTGGTTAATATGCAAGTGAATAATCATGCGCTGAAGTCTATGCCGCCACAGGTTATGAATAGAGTGACACCATTATCCAATGAAATGTTACAAGTAGTGAATTCATTTGCAATCGCATTTATTACTGCATTTTTTGCCAGTCAAACTAAGGGCAAATCGAGTACTTTAGAAGTAGTTCATGCATTTAATAATAGTTTCTATATATTACTTGTATGCACAGTGATAGGGTTTGTTTTGACATTATTCTTAAAGCAAAAAAATCCAAATCATTCATAA